The proteins below come from a single Chryseobacterium capnotolerans genomic window:
- a CDS encoding GAF domain-containing protein: MSELKKRLSSILESPKHNTEEKLEKVCHLLDQEISYFNWTGFYFKNGDKDELILGPYVGAPTDHTIIPYGKGICGQVAVSNETFVVPDVHEESNYLSCSIDTKAEIVVPIFKDGINIGQIDIDSHTIDPFTAEDRELLEWLCNEVSKIL, encoded by the coding sequence ATGTCAGAATTAAAGAAAAGACTTTCCTCTATTCTTGAAAGTCCAAAACATAATACAGAAGAGAAACTTGAAAAGGTTTGTCACTTACTGGATCAGGAAATTTCTTATTTCAACTGGACAGGTTTCTACTTTAAAAATGGTGATAAAGATGAATTGATCTTAGGACCATATGTAGGAGCTCCAACTGATCATACCATCATCCCTTACGGAAAAGGAATCTGCGGACAGGTAGCGGTTTCCAATGAAACATTTGTAGTGCCTGATGTGCATGAAGAAAGCAATTATCTGAGCTGTTCAATTGATACCAAGGCTGAAATTGTTGTTCCAATCTTTAAAGACGGGATAAACATCGGTCAGATTGATATTGATTCTCATACCATTGATCCTTTTACGGCAGAAGACCGTGAATTGCTGGAATGGCTTTGTAATGAAGTTTCCAAAATTCTGTAA
- a CDS encoding nicotinate-nucleotide adenylyltransferase → MYQKLTPKQKALTINLDPTIYGTFAEIGAGQETVRHFFRAGGASGTIAKAMSAYDKDFSDAIYGKEVKNRYVTQNRLRKMLRYEVALIEERISRDNNPDRKFFSYANTVTTINFDKTVKGHGWVGIRFQTKENEDYNEIVIHVKFNENDATLQQETLGNLGVNLIFGAFNYFDNPRTLVESLYDDVAKDNLEIDMIDFSGPAFSYVDNRLMSLQLVKNGMTDAVIFNSQGNNMLPADVLYKKNIFAVRGSFRPVTKVNIDMLQNGMDMFLKDAICTHEETEVLIEITISNLRADGDIDERDFLDRVDILGKLGYTVIISNFSEYYRLIDYFASYTNGNIGVAMGVNNLLMVFDEKYYQNLSGGILEAFGKFFRNGMRVYLYPYKDPETHQLLDSTNLKVEENLKELYKYFMRNNRIVDITNYNPEFLEIYSREILRKIAGCIKGWETQVPEGVAEMIKERGMFGYKEELPLKQFS, encoded by the coding sequence ATGTATCAGAAACTAACTCCTAAACAAAAAGCATTAACAATTAATCTAGATCCTACTATTTATGGTACTTTCGCAGAAATTGGAGCAGGGCAGGAGACTGTTCGTCACTTTTTTAGAGCAGGGGGAGCTTCCGGTACGATTGCTAAAGCGATGTCTGCTTATGACAAAGATTTTAGTGATGCCATCTACGGAAAAGAAGTAAAAAACAGGTATGTTACCCAGAATAGACTTCGCAAAATGCTTCGTTATGAAGTAGCATTGATCGAAGAGAGAATTTCAAGGGATAACAATCCGGACAGAAAGTTCTTTTCCTATGCCAATACAGTTACCACCATCAACTTCGACAAGACAGTAAAAGGCCACGGCTGGGTGGGAATCCGTTTTCAGACTAAAGAAAATGAAGATTACAACGAGATTGTTATTCACGTGAAATTCAATGAGAATGATGCAACTCTTCAGCAGGAAACGCTGGGTAATCTGGGGGTAAACCTTATTTTCGGAGCCTTTAATTACTTTGATAATCCAAGAACTTTAGTAGAATCTTTATACGATGATGTAGCAAAAGACAACCTAGAAATTGATATGATCGATTTCAGCGGACCCGCTTTTTCTTATGTTGATAATAGATTGATGTCTCTTCAGTTGGTGAAGAATGGTATGACTGATGCGGTGATCTTCAATTCTCAAGGGAACAATATGCTTCCGGCAGATGTATTGTACAAGAAAAATATCTTTGCGGTAAGAGGAAGTTTCAGACCTGTAACGAAGGTGAATATTGATATGCTTCAGAACGGAATGGATATGTTCCTGAAAGATGCAATCTGTACCCATGAAGAAACAGAAGTTCTTATTGAAATTACCATTTCCAATCTGAGAGCAGATGGAGATATTGATGAAAGAGACTTTCTGGATAGGGTAGATATTCTAGGCAAATTGGGATATACCGTTATTATTTCAAACTTCTCAGAATATTATAGACTCATTGATTATTTCGCGTCTTATACAAACGGAAATATCGGAGTTGCGATGGGGGTAAACAACCTATTGATGGTATTTGATGAAAAATATTATCAGAACCTTTCAGGGGGAATTCTTGAGGCATTCGGTAAGTTTTTCCGAAACGGAATGAGAGTATATCTGTATCCTTATAAAGATCCTGAAACTCACCAGTTATTAGATTCTACTAACCTTAAAGTAGAAGAAAACCTTAAGGAATTGTATAAATATTTCATGCGTAACAATCGTATTGTAGATATTACGAATTACAATCCTGAGTTTTTGGAAATCTATTCCAGAGAAATTTTAAGAAAAATAGCAGGCTGTATCAAAGGCTGGGAAACTCAGGTTCCTGAAGGTGTAGCAGAAATGATCAAAGAGCGTGGAATGTTCGGATATAAAGAAGAACTTCCTTTAAAACAATTCTCTTAA